The window AACTCTCGACACGgagtcctcgtcggccgataTGCGGATGAGCGGCTCCGATTCGgccgactcgtcctcgtccggcgCTATCGACGGCTCGCGTcgcgtcgacctcggcagTTCGACAGCCAGCACCCCCTGGCCGAGAGACCCTAGGCTGCAGACGATGGCGCCAATCTGGCTGATGCCAATGAGAGTCACAACCAGGAATATCATTGGGCTGCCTCCCCGCCCCTCCACATTCTTGATCTCGGGGCTGGATAGCTGCGGTAGAATGGTGTAGCCAACGATGCCAAACACTGTCGACACCACGATCGGGTAGTTGACGCGGCCGGTGCGGCCTGATAGGTACCCGAAGAGGGGGGCACAGAGGAGGCCCATCAGCTGTGCGACGCCGGTCAGCACGGACGATAGCACGTAGGCCGCCCGGCACTCCCGCTTCAGCTCAGGTGACGGGTCATTCGGCGAGCCTTGGCAGTACCCGTTGCTGATGAAGTACGTGTTGACGAAGAGCGGGATGAATAGCGAGATGGCCACGGTCGATGCTCTGGCGACGAACCCCCCGAGGTAGCCGAGTGAAATCCTGTAATCGGTGAGGCCTAGCAGCACGGAGTCCTTCAGGAGATGGAGATACGGAATTGCCTTCTACCGCACGTCAGAATCGTGACGAGGAGCCCGCGCCATGCAGGACAACTCACCTGTGTTCGCGctccatcctcctcatccACCCCAAGCCCCTCGCACTCATCCTCATTGCTCCCGCCTCCAAGGAGGTTCTTCCAGCCTTTTCCTTCCTCGCCATTCAAATTTCGCAGGCCAAAGAAGACAAATACGGCGACGACCAGGGCGATGGCACCAACGACGTAGAAGCTGTACGAGACAGCCTCACCGGGCGTCACGCCGTCGATCTCGCCGAACTTTGTCGGGAGAGGCAGGAACATGACCAGCGCCACGAGGGCTCCGCATCCAGTAAACAGGCCCACAAACCCTGCCAGTGCAGAGGGCTTTCCGGCTGTGGATGCCGCAACTTCGTGCGGGCTCTGGACCCGGTCATTCGACAAGTTTCGCGTGTACCGCTCCGGAGTGATGGTGATTTCGGATTCAACCGAAAAAGCGGCGCTCAATCGAGGATTCCGCTTCGCTCTGGAACTTGCCGACATC of the Drechmeria coniospora strain ARSEF 6962 chromosome 01, whole genome shotgun sequence genome contains:
- a CDS encoding MFS transporter, coding for MPLLSKYLPFSPSTTTAQAVTYLLGISLFSISFLVFLNSSVSFVITDLIGQKKEVGDVVGTLGFADELVALVACPTWGLISDRLGVRWVAVIGYAIIGISLAVFVQAKNVYPQLLLARIFFALGASAAATMVTAILPSLTDDMEDLWKMSASSRAKRNPRLSAAFSVESEITITPERYTRNLSNDRVQSPHEVAASTAGKPSALAGFVGLFTGCGALVALVMFLPLPTKFGEIDGVTPGEAVSYSFYVVGAIALVVAVFVFFGLRNLNGEEGKGWKNLLGGGSNEDECEGLGVDEEDGARTQKAIPYLHLLKDSVLLGLTDYRISLGYLGGFVARASTVAISLFIPLFVNTYFISNGYCQGSPNDPSPELKRECRAAYVLSSVLTGVAQLMGLLCAPLFGYLSGRTGRVNYPIVVSTVFGIVGYTILPQLSSPEIKNVEGRGGSPMIFLVVTLIGISQIGAIVCSLGSLGQGVLAVELPRSTRREPSIAPDEDESAESEPLIRISADEDSVSRVRLKGSIAGVYSLCGGVAILVLTKLGGALFDKLSRGAPFYMMASFNALLLVASLFMDASQAFARA